In Zingiber officinale cultivar Zhangliang chromosome 8B, Zo_v1.1, whole genome shotgun sequence, a single genomic region encodes these proteins:
- the LOC122015979 gene encoding tobamovirus multiplication protein 3-like isoform X1, with product MRRFMVSSPALLALRSGTGWSDEVNGSALWQDRIFHTLALLYGLLSAIALIQLIRIECRVPEFGWTAQKVFYFLNFLVDGVRSLVFAFRRGIEKISPEVPSSSSLIYASWLLSASIYLLEFQIIQHILLDFPGLAFFTTYALLVLFWAEIYYQARSVSTDELRPTFCAINTVVYVTQISLWLVLWWKPIQAMIIVSQMLFAGVSLFAAFGFLLYGGRLFLMLKHFPVESKGRRKKLQEIGYVAAICFLCFLFRCVLMCINAFDRTAELDVLNHPILNFVYYMFVEILPSSSVLFILRKLPPKRDITQYHPIH from the exons ATGCGCCGGTTTATGGTGTCTTCGCCGGCCTTGCTCGCGCTCCGGAGCGGCACCGGGTGGTCGGACGAGGTGAACGGCTCTGCCTTGTGGCAAGATCGGATCTTCCACACCCTCGCCCTCCTCTACGGCCTCTTGTCCGCCATCGCCCTC ATTCAATTGATTAGGATTGAATGTAGAGTGCCGGAGTTTGGTTGGACGGCGCAGAAGGTCTTCTACTTTTTGAATTTCCTTGTTGACGGCG TTCGGTCACTGGTCTTTGCATTTCGTCGGGGTATTGAGAAAATAAGCCCTGaggtaccttcttcttcttctctgataTATGCTTCATGGTTATTGAGTGCATCTATATACTTGTTGGAGTTTCAGATAATTCAACATATTCTTCTGGACTTTCCTGGTCTTGCATTCTTTACTACCTATGCATTGCTGGTATTATTTTGGGCAGAAATCTACTATCAG GCACGTTCAGTATCTACTGATGAGCTAAGGCCTACGTTCTGTGCAATTAACACAGTTGTGTATGTTACACAG ATCTCACTTTGGCTGGTCCTGTGGTGGAAGCCAATCCAAGCCATGATAATTGTCTCCCAAATGTTATTTGCAG GTGTCTCATTGTTTGCTGCCTTTGGTTTCCTTTTGTACGGTGGGAG GCTTTTCTTAATGTTGAAGCACTTCCCTGTGGAATCGAAAGGGCGCCGAAAGAAGTTGCAGGAG ATCGGCTATGTTGCAGCTATATGTTTCCTCTGTTTTTTATTCAGATGTGTTTTG ATGTGCATCAATGCGTTTGATAGAACTGCAGAACTTGATGTTCTCAACCACCCAATTCTGAACTTCGTCTACTACATG TTTGTTGAGATCCTGCCTTCTTCCTCGGTACTTTTCATCTTGAGGAAGCTGCCACCTAAACGTGATATAACTCAGTACCACCCAATTCACTAA
- the LOC122015979 gene encoding tobamovirus multiplication protein 3-like isoform X2 — translation MRRFMVSSPALLALRSGTGWSDEVNGSALWQDRIFHTLALLYGLLSAIALIQLIRIECRVPEFGWTAQKVFYFLNFLVDGVRSLVFAFRRGIEKISPEIIQHILLDFPGLAFFTTYALLVLFWAEIYYQARSVSTDELRPTFCAINTVVYVTQISLWLVLWWKPIQAMIIVSQMLFAGVSLFAAFGFLLYGGRLFLMLKHFPVESKGRRKKLQEIGYVAAICFLCFLFRCVLMCINAFDRTAELDVLNHPILNFVYYMFVEILPSSSVLFILRKLPPKRDITQYHPIH, via the exons ATGCGCCGGTTTATGGTGTCTTCGCCGGCCTTGCTCGCGCTCCGGAGCGGCACCGGGTGGTCGGACGAGGTGAACGGCTCTGCCTTGTGGCAAGATCGGATCTTCCACACCCTCGCCCTCCTCTACGGCCTCTTGTCCGCCATCGCCCTC ATTCAATTGATTAGGATTGAATGTAGAGTGCCGGAGTTTGGTTGGACGGCGCAGAAGGTCTTCTACTTTTTGAATTTCCTTGTTGACGGCG TTCGGTCACTGGTCTTTGCATTTCGTCGGGGTATTGAGAAAATAAGCCCTGag ATAATTCAACATATTCTTCTGGACTTTCCTGGTCTTGCATTCTTTACTACCTATGCATTGCTGGTATTATTTTGGGCAGAAATCTACTATCAG GCACGTTCAGTATCTACTGATGAGCTAAGGCCTACGTTCTGTGCAATTAACACAGTTGTGTATGTTACACAG ATCTCACTTTGGCTGGTCCTGTGGTGGAAGCCAATCCAAGCCATGATAATTGTCTCCCAAATGTTATTTGCAG GTGTCTCATTGTTTGCTGCCTTTGGTTTCCTTTTGTACGGTGGGAG GCTTTTCTTAATGTTGAAGCACTTCCCTGTGGAATCGAAAGGGCGCCGAAAGAAGTTGCAGGAG ATCGGCTATGTTGCAGCTATATGTTTCCTCTGTTTTTTATTCAGATGTGTTTTG ATGTGCATCAATGCGTTTGATAGAACTGCAGAACTTGATGTTCTCAACCACCCAATTCTGAACTTCGTCTACTACATG TTTGTTGAGATCCTGCCTTCTTCCTCGGTACTTTTCATCTTGAGGAAGCTGCCACCTAAACGTGATATAACTCAGTACCACCCAATTCACTAA
- the LOC122015472 gene encoding beta-catenin-like protein 1 produces MEDYHQPAKRMRSDSPSIAPFNGEGVDLSLLEAVEKSAQNGGVEVLDVRALKKLVLAFERRLRDNLEARMKYPDQPEKFADSEVELHEEIERLRILAGAPELYPELLALNTVPSLVGLLGHDNPDIAVDVVSLLMDLTDEDVIGEDDDNEEPVRALVDALLENNALELLVQNLARLSEADPDEAAAIHSTLSTIENLIEVKPAVAELVCERTKLLRWLLGRIKVREFDANKQYASEILAILLQNNPANQKRLGQINGVDAVLQAVAVYKSRDPNTEDEEEMLENLFDCLCCLLMPMENKERFLKSEGVELMIIIMKQKKSAYGSAIRALDFAMTKYSPACERFVDVLGLKTAFAAFMGKIPLKKKNKRDRSQEELEERIVSLIASLFGGILRGSRRDRLLSKFVENEFEKIDRLMELYMRYSDRVKSETQRLDSLELDDLEIDEEELYNRKLEAGLYTLQLIAVILGHLWSSDHPKIRERIELLLKQNRLTKNDVGEILQEYHDNIGDLDGPEEKERAQAKIQKFISAL; encoded by the exons ATGGAGGACTACCACCAGCCTGCCAAGCGGATGCGCAGCGATTCGCCCTCGATTGCCCCCTTCAACGGAGAAGGCGTCGACCTTTCTCTCCTGGAGGCAGTGGAGAAGTCGGCCCAGAACGGCGGGGTGGAGGTGCTCGACGTGCGCGCTCTCAAGAAGCTGGTCCTCGCCTTTGAGCGACGGCTCAGGGATAACCTCGAGGCCCGCATGAAGTACCCGGACCAGCCGGAGAAGTTCGCCGACTCGGAGGTCGAGCTCCATGAGGAGATCGAGCGCCTCCGGATCCTTGCTGGTGCCCCCGAGCTCTACCCGGAGCTCCTCGCTCTTAACACCGTCCCCTCCCTTGTTGGCCTGCTTGGCCACGACAATCCTGATATCGCCGTCGACGTGGTTTCCCTCCTCATGGACCTCACTGATGAAGATGTCATCGGAGAGGACGACGACAATGAGGAGCCTGTTCGTGCCCTGGTGGACGCCCTCCTTGAGAACAATGCCCTCGAGCTCCTCGTTCAGAACCTTGCCCGTCTCTCGGAGGCCGACCCTGATGAGGCGGCGGCGATTCATAGTACCCTTTCCACAATCGAGAACCTCATCGAGGTCAAACCTGCTGTTGCTGAGCTTGTTTGTGAGCGGACCAAGCTGCTTCGGTGGCTTCTTGGCAGGATAAAGGTGCGTGAATTTGATGCAAACAAGCAGTATGCATCGGAGATTCTGGCAATCCTGCTTCAGAACAACCCTGCGAACCAGAAGCGGCTGGGTCAGATAAATGGAGTCGATGCGGTTCTGCAGGCGGTGGCGGTGTACAAGTCGCGGGATCCAAACACGGAGGATGAAGAGGAGATGCTTGAGAACCTCTTCGACTGCTTGTGCTGccttctcatgccaatggagaacAAAGAGAGGTTTTTGAAGTCTGAAGGAGTGGAGCTTATGATCATTATCATGAAGCAGAAGAAGTCTGCCTATGGGTCGGCAATCAGAGCACTTGATTTTGCAATGACAAAATATTCTCCAGCATGTGAGCGGTTTGTGGATGTGCTGGGATTGAAGACGGCTTTTGCTGCATTCATGGGTAAG ATTCCattgaagaagaaaaataagagagaTAGATCACAGGAGGAATTGGAAGAGCGCATTGTTTCACTTATTGCTTCATTATTTG GTGGCATTTTGAGAGGTTCAAGAAGGGACCGATTATTGAGCAAATTTGTAGAAAATGAGTTTGAAAAGATAGACCGACTCATGGAACTCTATATGAG ATACTCTGACAGGGTAAAATCAGAGACTCAAAGGCTTGATTCACTTGAATTGGACGATTTAGAG ATTGACGAAGAGGAGCTCTACAACCGAAAGCTAGAAGCTGGGCTTTACACTCTTCAA TTAATTGCTGTAATTTTGGGACATCTCTGGTCATCTGA TCATCCCAAAATAAGGGAGAGGATTGAGCTACTACTAAAACAAAATAGATTGACAAAGAACGATGTGGGAGAGATTCTTCAA GAGTATCATGATAACATTGGAGATCTTGATGGACCTGAAGAGAAAGAACGAGCTCAAGCAAAGATCCAAAAGTTCATCTCTGCACTTTAA
- the LOC122014261 gene encoding putative plant UBX domain-containing protein 14, giving the protein MEFLPSMEEQQLLVSSFLQIVVGQTTAIATQFLQATRWNLHDAIRLFAHVKDGGGVSSPSMPPPINGNFRLQSDQVLASCNSDLVSRRAAWESKESVPSTANASHDKLSSLPLDLIRQGISDQGFLLFGPKANHSSLCQKRRRPFDSTLLNIQDPSKRLRQLEDEPNLDKNGGAFSSGYPILPEEPQDTKEVCRIRIRLPDDGHFIQRNFFRADSTKLLWSFCSLHLEDGQKRGFHFTQVIPGASKTLTYHSNLTFEEAGLSNWLITLVWD; this is encoded by the exons ATGGAGTTCCTCCCATCGATGGAGGAGCAGCAGCTGCTGGTCTCGTCCTTCCTCCAGATCGTTGTCGGCCAGACCACCGCCATCGCCACCCAGTTCCTTCAG GCAACAAGGTGGAATCTTCACGACGCTATTCGACTCTTCGCTCATGTCAAAGATGGCGGTGGGGTATCATCGCCTTCCATGCCTCCGCCGATCAATGGAAATTTTAG GCTTCAATCAGATCAAGTGCTTGCGTCGTGCAATTCTGATTTAGTATCAAGGCGAGCTGCATGGGAGTCAAAAGAAAGTGTACCTTCAACAGCAAATGCTTCCCATGATAAGCTTTCTTCACTGCCACTTGACTTGATACGCCAAGGAATTTCTGACCAG GGTTTTCTTCTGTTTGGTCCCAAGGCAAATCATTCTTCTCTTTGTCAAAAACGTCGAAGACCTTTTGATTCTACATTGCTGAACATACAAG ATCCTTCTAAAAGGCTACGCCAACTTGAGGATGAACCTAACCTAGACAAAAATGGTGGAGCCTTCTCAAGTGGTTATCCTATTCTTCCAGAAGAACCACAGGATACCAAAGAAGTTTGTAGGATACGGATTCGTCTCCCTGATGACGGACATTTTATCCAGCGAAACTTTTTCCGAGCTGACTCAACAAAG CTTCTGTGGTCTTTCTGTTCTTTGCATCTAGAGGATGGGCAAAAGCGAGGTTTCCACTTCACTCAAGTCATCCCCGGTGCATCAAAAACTCTGACATACCATAGCAACCTAACTTTTGAAGAAGCCGGATTATCAAATTGGCTAATCACATTGGTTTGGGATTGA